One Osmerus eperlanus chromosome 13, fOsmEpe2.1, whole genome shotgun sequence genomic region harbors:
- the LOC134032879 gene encoding LOW QUALITY PROTEIN: ras-GEF domain-containing family member 1C-like (The sequence of the model RefSeq protein was modified relative to this genomic sequence to represent the inferred CDS: inserted 1 base in 1 codon), producing MPQTVCPGSMFTPLASAATWPVLSRSWRRKEEAPQEQGPQPGAGLAHGPPITSASLDTLIQHLKAYVFTFLLSARLFINPXELLARVCELCVSQQHLDQSPLDTAKVRRFGPKMLQLLTEWTETFPSDFREDKMVAHLKDIIHRIAPCDESYRKSLSQVLQKLSLKLATLSQCEETVVKGNASSISDKLLAFKSKPPGLQRDMLSICSDPFTLAQQLTHIELEHLSHICPEEFVQAFVQKDPLDSTQPCFSDQKKKTTNLEAYVRWFNRLCYLVATEICMPGKKKQRALVIEFFIDVARECFNIGNFNSLMAIISGMNMSPVSRLKKTWSKAKTAKFFILEHQMDPTGNFYNYRTALRGAVHRSQTASSNREKIVIPFFSMLIKDIYFLNEGCANRLPNGHVNFEKFVELARQVGEFMTWKQAECPFEQDRVILHYLHTAPIFTEDGLYLASYESESPENQVEKERWKSLRSNILGKT from the exons ATGCCCCAGACTGTGTGTCCTGGCAGCATGTTCACCCCCCTGGCTTCAGCCGCCACATGGCCTGTGCTGAgccggagctggaggaggaaagaggaggcccCCCAGGAGCAAGGCCCACAGCCTGGGGCTGGCCTGGCCCACggccctcccatcacctccgccTCCCTGGACACACTCATCCAGCACCTG AAAGCCTACGTGTTTACATTCCTGCTCAGCGCCCGACTCTTCATCAACC CGGAGCTGCTGGCGAGAGTGTGTGAGCTCTGCGTCTCCCAGCAACACCTGGACCAGAGCCCTCTGGACACG GCCAAGGTCAGGAGGTTCGGGCCGAAGATGCTGCAGCTGCTGACGGAATGGACGGAGACGTTCCCCTCCGACTTCCGAGAAGACAAGATGGTGGCCCACCTGAAGGACATCATCCACAGGATAGCCCCCTGTGACGag TCGTACAGGAAGTCACTGAGCCAGGTCCTGCAAAAGCTGAGCCTTAAGCTGGCCACCCTGAGTCAGTGCGAGGAGACTGTCGTCAAGGGCAACGCCTCGTCCATCTCTGACAAGCTGCTGGCTTTCAAAAGCAAGCCCCCGGGCCTTCAGAGAGACATGCTCTCCATCTGCAGTGACCCCTTCACCCTGGCCCAGCAGCTCACACACATAGAACtg gagcaTCTGAGTCATATATGTCCAGAGGAGTTTGTCCAAGCCTTCGTACAGAAGGACCCACTGGACAGCACACAG ccatgTTTCAGTGACCAGAAAAAGAAGACCACCAACCTTGAGGCCTACGTCAGATGGTTCAACAGACTGTGTTATCTGGTCGCTACGGAGATCTGCATG cctggtAAGAAGAAGCAGAGAGCCCTGGTGATTGAGTTCTTTATCGACGTGGCCAGAGAGTGCTTCAATATCGGCAACTTCAACTCCCTCATGGCCatcatct CTGGCATGAACATGAGTCCAGTATCTCGTCTAAAGAAGACCTGGAGCAAAGCCAAGACGGCCAAGTTCTTCATCCTGGAG CACCAGATGGATCCTACTGGGAACTTCTACAACTACAGGACTGCTCTGAGGGGGGCTGTCCACCGCTCACAGACTGCCAGCAGCAACAGGGAGAAG ATCGTGATCCCTTTCTTCAGTATGCTTATTAAAGATATCTACTTCCTAAACGAAGGATGTGCCAACCGCCTGCCCAACGGACATGTCAACTTTGAG AAATTCGTGGAGCTGGCGAGGCAGGTGGGGGAGTTCATGACGTGGAAGCAGGCCGAGTGTCCGTTCGAGCAGGACAGGGTCATCCTGCATTATctccacacagcacccatcTTCACCGAGGACG gcctctACCTGGCGTCCTACGAGAGTGAGAGCCCAGAGAACCAGGTGGAGAAGGAAAGGTGGAAATCACTcag GTCTAATATCCTGGGGAAGACATGA
- the LOC134032880 gene encoding collagen alpha-1(XXIII) chain-like, which produces MEGDQGQAGPPGPPGPPGPRGPPGNTGKDGPRGPSGEPGFPGRDGIEGPQGAPGKPGEDGEMGHLGLQGPHGPQGPQGSKGEPGAGEKGDRGMDGLPGFKGDKGDMGEKGLQGDMGHPGEKGSSGSSEVVDFNGKLLDAFQAIHTISVSGPPGPPGPPGPQGEKGDLGVPGPAGLDGFQGLKGDMGEKGEEGPRGEMGEMGLSGPAGMDGHKGEKGDSILEDNLVQMISQPGPPGPPGPPGSPGFMGHHGMPGSKGEPGDQIKGDKGDSGPPGLRGLDGPHGPPGATGLVGLPGTKGEKGRSGEPGMDGFPGLLGEKGDRGDRGDKGDRGTVGKRGLKGQKGEQGPPGLDQPCPVDADGAKAPTEEGVSALPPSPPAPPSRPQGLCPLGQDGLPIPGCWHKEEMARQKLKRKRLSQP; this is translated from the exons atggag gGTGACCAGGGCCAGGCTGGGCCCCCAGGACCCCCGGGGCCCCCAGGACCAAGAGGCCCTCCAGGGAACACAGGCAAGGATGGGCCCCGTGGCCCCTCCGGGGAACCA GGCTTCCCTGGTCGTGACGGCATTGAG GGTCCACAAGGTGCTCCTGGGAAGCCG ggtgaggatggagagatgggacaCCTCGGCCTCCAGGGCCCCCATGGTCCTCAGGGTCCCCAAGGGTCAAAG ggagaGCCTGGTGCAGGAGAGAAGGGCGACAGAGGCATGGATGGACTACCTGGTTTCAAG ggAGACAAAGGGGACATGGGAGAGAAAGGACTACAAGGAGACATG GGTCATCCTGGAGAGAAGGGCTCTTCAGGCTCCTCAGAAGTAGTGGACTTCAACGGGAAGCTGCTGGATGCCTTCCAG GCCATCCACACCATCAGTGTCTCG GGCCCACCTGGCCCACCAGGACCTCCAGGACCCCAGGGAGAAAAG GGTGACCTGGGAGTACCCGGGCCAGCTGGACTGGATGGGTTTCAG GGTCTGAAGGGGGAcatgggggagaaaggggaagaaggacccaggggagagatgggagagatgggGCTCTCTGGACCTGCG gggatGGATGGAcataaaggagagaaaggagactcCATACTGGAAGACAACCTG GTCCAGATGATTTCCCAACCtggccccccagggcccccagggccccccgGCTCCCCTGGGTTCATG GGTCACCATGGCATGCCTGGTTCCAAG GGGGAGCCAGGAGACCAAATCAAGGGAGACAAGGGGGACAGTGGACCTCCTGGACTGAGG GGATTGGACGGTCCACACGGCCCTCCTGGAGCAACAGGATTGGTCGGTCTGCCTGGCACtaagggagagaag GGAAGATCAGGGGAGCCTGGAATGGAT ggcTTCCCAGGGCTgctaggagagaaaggagacagaggagatcgAGGAGACAAG gGTGACCGGGGGACGGTAGGGAAGAGAGGTCTGAAGGGTCAGAAGGGGGAACAGGGTCCCCCAGGGCTGGACCAGCCCTGTCCTGTg GATGCTGACGGGGCTAAAGCCCCCACTGAGGAGGGGGtgtctgccctccccccttcccccccggctcctccctccaggccccagGGCCTCTGTCCTCTG GGGCAGGACGGCCTGCCTATACCTGGCTGCTGGCACAAG GAGGAGATGGCGAGACAGAAGCTAAAACGCAAGCGTCTCTCCCAGCCCTGA